The Paenibacillus sophorae genome has a segment encoding these proteins:
- a CDS encoding DUF421 domain-containing protein, with translation MLRHISAHIFLTLLMYFFIFLSMRIMGKREIGKLSLFDLTISILIAEIAVFAIEDIKRPLYDSIVPMVTLVLIQVVLAQFSLKSRKLRLLIDGKPSILIADGKIQRKEMRKLRYNIDDLLLQLRGQNITSPADVEFAILEPTGQLTVIEKNNDVSSSNRSDNKNYINWNPRSSSSVSSGGSEGRAFDEDFPKDKIRYEGLPVPLIMDGKVQDDNLEMIGKTRFWLRNQIRQKGVSDFRDVFLCSIDHKGKLYVDHIRSK, from the coding sequence ATGTTACGGCATATCAGCGCACATATCTTTTTGACTTTGCTGATGTATTTCTTCATCTTCCTGAGCATGCGCATCATGGGTAAGAGGGAGATCGGGAAGCTGTCGCTGTTCGACCTTACGATTTCCATTCTGATCGCTGAAATTGCCGTCTTCGCAATTGAAGATATTAAGCGCCCGCTGTATGACAGTATTGTGCCGATGGTGACGCTGGTTCTAATCCAGGTGGTGCTGGCCCAGTTCAGCTTGAAGAGCCGTAAGCTCAGACTGCTCATAGACGGCAAACCGAGCATTCTGATTGCGGACGGCAAAATCCAGCGAAAGGAAATGCGTAAACTGAGATATAATATTGATGACCTGCTCCTGCAGCTAAGAGGGCAAAATATTACCAGTCCGGCGGATGTTGAATTTGCGATACTGGAGCCAACCGGACAGTTGACCGTAATTGAAAAAAATAATGACGTCTCCTCCTCCAACCGTTCCGATAACAAAAATTACATTAATTGGAATCCCCGCAGCAGCAGTTCCGTGAGCAGCGGCGGCTCAGAAGGCAGAGCGTTCGACGAAGATTTCCCCAAAGACAAAATCCGGTATGAAGGACTGCCGGTGCCGCTGATTATGGACGGCAAGGTACAAGACGACAATCTGGAAATGATCGGGAAAACGCGGTTTTGGCTAAGAAATCAGATCCGGCAAAAAGGCGTCTCTGATTTTCGCGATGTGTTTCTTTGTTCAATTGACCACAAGGGCAAGCTTTATGTGGATCATATCCGCTCCAAGTAG
- a CDS encoding TIGR04086 family membrane protein — translation MHLLRKLFSLKIGSPVLSGLCRAFLWMLLGAFILSLLLWGSGLSEQDLSLYTYVVHGLAVAFGGWTAGKRAIRKGWYQGSLTGAFYGIIVLIIGFLALDSPLKAVDLLWIAAAAFIGALGGMIGVNFQKA, via the coding sequence ATGCATTTGCTACGGAAACTGTTCTCGCTGAAAATCGGGAGCCCCGTCCTGTCGGGTCTGTGCCGCGCTTTTCTGTGGATGCTGCTGGGAGCTTTCATTCTTTCGCTGCTGCTCTGGGGAAGCGGTCTGAGCGAACAAGATCTCTCTTTGTACACCTACGTTGTACATGGACTGGCTGTCGCCTTCGGAGGTTGGACGGCGGGCAAGCGGGCGATCCGCAAGGGATGGTACCAGGGCAGTCTTACTGGAGCTTTTTACGGAATCATTGTACTGATTATCGGTTTTCTGGCCTTGGACAGCCCGCTGAAAGCGGTCGACCTGTTGTGGATAGCGGCTGCGGCGTTCATTGGCGCGCTTGGCGGCATGATTGGAGTTAATTTCCAGAAAGCTTAA
- a CDS encoding phosphatase PAP2 family protein, whose translation MLYQSMNTVSWFTVVIVFLLIGLVTRRNPFAPIVYLAKELLRSYKLVLLIAGMSGVLALNKYELQIEKSLHLTSDFTDFVYGLEGHFVQGVQHLFYTPWLTPIIVFFYVFMLQSVLAASLGVYLMDKNRLMVYATCYAVILNYAIAIPFYLYFPVNEVWSYAPAGVRFVMLDVFPRFEQEYRALSGLNNCFPSLHTSISLTTALLALRSGNRRWMAVTAISASVIIFGIFYLGIHWLTDMIGGTLLAILSSSLSVQLAKLTLRENEVALRVGNEATPMR comes from the coding sequence TTGCTTTACCAATCTATGAATACCGTTTCCTGGTTCACCGTAGTAATCGTCTTTCTGCTTATTGGCCTTGTAACCCGCCGTAACCCGTTTGCGCCGATTGTTTATCTCGCCAAAGAGCTGCTGCGGTCTTACAAATTAGTGCTATTGATCGCCGGAATGTCCGGCGTGCTCGCTCTTAACAAGTATGAACTGCAAATTGAGAAGAGTCTGCATCTCACTTCCGATTTCACCGACTTTGTGTACGGTCTCGAAGGACATTTCGTTCAGGGAGTACAGCATCTCTTTTATACTCCATGGCTGACCCCGATCATCGTGTTCTTTTACGTGTTTATGCTGCAATCGGTGCTGGCCGCTTCGCTTGGAGTATATCTGATGGACAAGAACCGTCTGATGGTCTATGCAACCTGTTACGCTGTTATCCTGAACTATGCGATTGCCATTCCTTTTTACCTGTATTTCCCGGTGAACGAGGTATGGTCCTATGCTCCGGCGGGTGTCCGGTTCGTCATGCTGGATGTATTTCCGAGATTTGAGCAGGAGTACCGGGCATTGTCCGGACTTAACAACTGCTTCCCCAGCTTGCACACTTCCATTTCCCTGACAACTGCGCTGCTGGCTCTAAGATCGGGGAACCGGCGCTGGATGGCGGTTACGGCTATTTCGGCCTCCGTTATTATTTTTGGCATCTTCTACCTTGGTATTCACTGGCTCACCGACATGATAGGCGGTACTTTGCTGGCCATTCTCTCTTCTTCGCTCAGCGTTCAACTTGCCAAGCTCACGCTTCGTGAGAACGAGGTCGCGCTGCGGGTCGGAAACGAAGCCACCCCTATGCGGTAA
- a CDS encoding ABC transporter ATP-binding protein — protein sequence MNPMECVLSISDLWMDYGGSYVLRGIDLEAGPGQIIGYIGPNGAGKSTTVKIMLGLVQGYRGTVELFGTNIAEEGTSYKKRIGYVPETADLYDVLTAREYLTFMGELYGMEARAAENKAMRLAELFGLDKAFDSRISSYSKGMKQKTLLISSLLHNPDLLFLDEPLSGLDANSVMIVKEIMARLAAQGKTIFYSSHIMDVVEKISSRIVLINGGQIVADGSFEDLRTKSQEGTLEQIFNQLTGFSDHEEIAESFVSIVKEG from the coding sequence ATGAACCCAATGGAATGTGTACTGTCCATTTCGGACCTGTGGATGGATTATGGCGGCAGCTATGTATTACGAGGAATCGATTTGGAAGCAGGACCTGGACAAATTATTGGTTATATCGGTCCCAACGGAGCGGGCAAAAGCACCACAGTCAAGATTATGCTCGGTCTTGTTCAGGGGTATCGGGGAACCGTAGAGCTGTTTGGCACTAACATAGCGGAAGAAGGAACGAGTTACAAGAAGCGGATTGGCTATGTGCCCGAAACCGCCGATTTATATGACGTTTTGACCGCAAGGGAATATTTGACGTTCATGGGTGAATTATACGGCATGGAAGCGAGGGCTGCGGAAAATAAAGCGATGCGGCTGGCCGAACTGTTCGGTCTGGACAAGGCTTTCGATTCGAGAATCTCGTCTTATTCAAAAGGCATGAAACAAAAGACCCTGCTCATTTCCAGCCTGCTGCATAATCCCGATCTTCTGTTCTTGGACGAACCGCTCAGCGGGCTTGACGCGAATAGCGTCATGATTGTGAAAGAGATAATGGCCCGGCTCGCCGCGCAGGGCAAGACCATTTTTTATTCTTCGCATATTATGGATGTCGTCGAAAAAATAAGCAGCCGCATCGTCTTGATTAATGGCGGGCAAATCGTGGCGGACGGGAGCTTTGAAGATCTGCGCACCAAGAGTCAAGAAGGAACACTCGAACAGATTTTCAATCAGCTTACAGGCTTCAGCGACCATGAAGAGATTGCGGAATCGTTTGTGTCCATAGTGAAAGAGGGGTAG